One window from the genome of Streptomyces sp. WZ-12 encodes:
- a CDS encoding TlpA family protein disulfide reductase, with the protein MRDRDERGEGARLAGAEIGAELGERATLVQFSSAFCQPCRATRRVLADVAGMIDGVAHVEIDAEDRLELVRRLEVVATPTVLVLDGDGAIVRRAAGQPRKADVIAALGAAVRD; encoded by the coding sequence GTGCGTGATCGGGATGAACGGGGCGAGGGGGCGCGGCTGGCTGGCGCCGAGATCGGCGCGGAGTTGGGGGAGCGGGCCACGCTCGTGCAGTTCTCCAGCGCGTTCTGTCAGCCCTGTCGGGCCACCCGACGGGTGCTCGCCGACGTCGCCGGGATGATCGACGGGGTGGCCCACGTCGAGATCGACGCGGAGGACCGGCTGGAGCTGGTGCGGCGCCTGGAGGTGGTGGCGACGCCGACGGTGCTGGTGCTCGACGGGGACGGCGCGATAGTCCGGCGCGCGGCGGGACAGCCCCGGAAGGCGGACGTCATCGCCGCGCTGGGGGCGGCGGTCCGTGATTGA
- a CDS encoding flavin reductase family protein has translation MTASPDLGTPRTASPDLLRSVFRQHAAGVAVITAHGSGPVGFTATSLTSVAAEPPLLSFGIGVGASSWPAVSEAEHIGVHLLGEHQQELAATFARSGADRFGPATSWRTGPEGVPLLDGVLAWLVCRVVTRIPAGDHRIVLAEPLVGDPAGPGRPLLYHQGRFNALRD, from the coding sequence ATGACGGCCTCGCCCGACCTCGGCACGCCCCGCACCGCTTCCCCCGATCTCCTGCGCTCCGTCTTCCGCCAACACGCCGCGGGCGTCGCGGTGATCACCGCGCACGGCTCCGGACCCGTCGGCTTCACCGCCACCTCCCTCACCTCCGTCGCCGCCGAACCGCCGTTGCTCTCGTTCGGCATCGGCGTCGGCGCCTCCAGTTGGCCGGCCGTCTCCGAGGCCGAGCACATAGGCGTGCACCTCCTGGGCGAGCACCAGCAGGAGTTGGCCGCCACCTTCGCGCGCAGCGGCGCCGACCGCTTCGGGCCCGCCACTTCCTGGCGCACCGGCCCGGAGGGCGTGCCCCTGTTGGACGGCGTGCTGGCCTGGTTGGTGTGCCGGGTCGTGACCCGGATTCCGGCCGGCGACCACCGGATCGTGCTCGCCGAGCCGCTCGTCGGCGACCCCGCGGGGCCGGGCCGTCCGCTCCTCTACCACCAGGGCCGCTTCAACGCGTTGCGCGACTGA
- a CDS encoding electron transfer flavoprotein subunit beta/FixA family protein, which translates to MSLRIVVCVKYVPDATGDRHFAEDLTVDRDDVDGLLSELDEYAVEQALQIKEANDDEAEITVLTVGPEDATDALRKALSMGADKAVHVEDDDLHGTDALGTSLVLAKAIEKTGYDLVVCGMASTDGGMGVLPALLAERLNVPQVTQLSQVAVAGGKVTGRRDGDTASEQLEAALPAVVSVTDQSGEARYPSFKGIMAAKKKPVETLDLEDLDIEADEVGLDGAWTTVESADERPARSKGTIVTDEGEGAKQLAEFLAGQKFI; encoded by the coding sequence GTGAGCTTGAGGATCGTTGTCTGTGTGAAGTACGTGCCCGACGCCACCGGCGACCGGCACTTCGCCGAGGACCTGACCGTCGATCGGGACGACGTGGACGGTCTGCTCTCGGAGCTCGACGAGTACGCCGTCGAGCAGGCCCTGCAGATCAAGGAAGCCAACGACGACGAGGCGGAGATCACGGTCCTGACCGTCGGTCCCGAGGACGCCACCGACGCGCTGCGCAAGGCGCTGTCGATGGGCGCCGACAAGGCCGTTCACGTCGAGGACGACGACCTGCACGGCACCGACGCGCTCGGCACCTCGCTCGTGCTCGCCAAGGCCATTGAGAAGACCGGTTACGACCTCGTCGTCTGCGGCATGGCCTCCACCGACGGCGGCATGGGCGTGCTGCCGGCGCTGCTCGCCGAGCGCCTCAACGTCCCGCAGGTGACCCAGCTCTCCCAGGTCGCCGTCGCGGGCGGCAAGGTCACCGGCCGCCGGGACGGCGACACCGCCAGCGAGCAGTTGGAGGCCGCGCTGCCGGCCGTCGTCTCCGTCACCGACCAGTCGGGCGAGGCGCGTTACCCCTCCTTCAAGGGCATCATGGCCGCCAAGAAGAAGCCGGTCGAGACGCTGGACCTGGAGGACCTGGACATCGAGGCGGACGAGGTCGGCCTGGACGGCGCCTGGACCACGGTCGAGTCGGCCGACGAGCGTCCGGCCCGCAGCAAGGGCACGATCGTCACGGACGAGGGCGAGGGCGCCAAGCAGCTCGCCGAGTTCCTCGCGGGCCAGAAGTTCATCTGA
- a CDS encoding electron transfer flavoprotein subunit alpha/FixB family protein — MAEVLVYVDHVDGAVRKPTLELLTLARRIGEPVAVHLGAGADTAAPVLAEHGAVKVLTADAPEFAEYLVAPKVDALQAAYDAVSPAAVLLPSSAEGKEIGARLAVRIGSGIITDAVDVEAGDEGPVATQSVFAASYTTKSRITKGTPVITVKPNSAAPEAAPAAGAVEQLAVTVADASKGTKIVSRAARESTGRPELTEAAIVVSGGRGVNGAENFPVIEALADSLGAAVGASRAAVDAGWYPHTNQVGQTGKSVSPQLYIAAGISGAIQHRAGMQTSKTIVAINKDAEAPIFDLVDYGVVGDLFNVVPALTDEVKTRKG; from the coding sequence ATGGCTGAAGTCCTTGTCTACGTCGACCACGTGGACGGTGCCGTCCGCAAGCCCACCCTCGAACTGCTCACCCTGGCCCGCCGCATCGGCGAGCCCGTCGCCGTGCACCTCGGCGCCGGCGCGGACACCGCCGCGCCGGTGCTCGCCGAGCACGGCGCGGTCAAGGTCCTGACCGCGGACGCCCCGGAGTTCGCCGAGTACCTCGTCGCCCCCAAGGTCGACGCACTGCAGGCCGCCTACGACGCGGTCTCGCCGGCTGCCGTCCTGCTGCCGTCCTCCGCCGAGGGCAAGGAGATCGGCGCCCGCCTCGCCGTCCGGATCGGCTCCGGCATCATCACCGACGCCGTGGACGTCGAGGCCGGCGACGAGGGCCCGGTGGCCACCCAGTCGGTCTTCGCGGCCTCGTACACCACCAAGTCGCGGATCACCAAGGGCACTCCGGTCATCACCGTCAAGCCCAACTCCGCCGCCCCGGAGGCCGCTCCGGCCGCCGGCGCGGTCGAGCAGCTCGCGGTGACCGTCGCCGACGCCTCCAAGGGCACCAAGATCGTCTCGCGCGCCGCGCGCGAGTCGACCGGCCGCCCGGAGCTGACCGAGGCCGCGATCGTGGTCTCCGGTGGCCGCGGCGTCAACGGCGCCGAGAACTTCCCGGTCATCGAGGCGCTCGCCGACTCGCTCGGCGCGGCCGTCGGCGCCTCCCGCGCCGCGGTGGACGCCGGTTGGTACCCGCACACCAACCAGGTCGGGCAGACCGGCAAGTCGGTCTCGCCGCAGCTCTACATCGCCGCGGGCATCTCCGGCGCGATCCAGCACCGCGCCGGCATGCAGACCTCGAAGACCATCGTCGCCATCAACAAGGACGCCGAGGCGCCGATCTTCGACCTGGTCGACTACGGCGTGGTGGGCGACCTGTTCAACGTCGTCCCGGCGCTCACCGACGAGGTCAAGACCCGCAAGGGCTGA
- a CDS encoding DinB family protein → MTWTAPTRERREAPAAAGERAMLQGWLDFHRDTLLTKCAGLTAEQLARPATPPSTLTLLGLVRHLAYVERCWFRQRFAGEDVDVLYVTEEDPDADLHALDPARAATDHAALGAEIAACDAVAAGRDLEETFTAPSGRTLNLRWVYVHLIEEYARHNGHADLLREAIDGATGA, encoded by the coding sequence ATGACATGGACCGCACCCACGAGGGAACGCCGGGAAGCGCCCGCCGCGGCCGGCGAACGCGCGATGTTGCAGGGCTGGCTGGATTTCCACCGCGACACCCTGCTCACCAAGTGCGCCGGCCTGACCGCCGAACAGCTCGCCCGACCCGCCACCCCGCCGTCCACGCTCACCCTGCTCGGCCTGGTGCGCCACCTCGCCTACGTCGAACGCTGCTGGTTCCGGCAGCGGTTCGCCGGCGAGGACGTCGACGTCCTGTACGTCACCGAGGAGGACCCGGACGCCGACCTGCACGCCCTCGACCCGGCCCGCGCCGCGACGGACCACGCGGCCCTTGGCGCCGAGATCGCGGCCTGCGACGCGGTGGCGGCCGGGCGCGACCTGGAGGAGACCTTCACCGCCCCCAGCGGCCGCACCCTCAACTTGCGCTGGGTGTATGTCCACTTGATCGAGGAGTACGCCCGGCACAACGGGCACGCGGATCTGCTGCGCGAGGCGATCGACGGCGCGACCGGCGCCTGA
- a CDS encoding DUF6986 family protein codes for MGQQETVAMSLADTVREGIGAALAEVDADLARRYPGDPGTRQPVHTVYVPGDAFTAGTIRSWGDQALAMLDEHAPDAAALAAVLGLPDDLAGPVHERVRAKLEREPIEDLRIDFEDGYGVRPDAEEDEAAARAAALVAAAYRDGTAAPYMGIRMKCMEAAVRDRGIRTLDIFLTGLLEAGGLPDGLVLTLPKVTYAEQVTAMVRLLEAFEKARDLTPGRIGFEIQIETTQSILGPDGRATVSRMIEAAEGRATALHYGTFDYSASCGVSAAYQASDHPAADHAKAVMQVAAAGTGVRLSDGSTNVLPVGPTAQVHDAWKLHHGLTRRALARAYYQGWDMHPGHLPTRYAAVYAFYREGLEKAAARLAAYVAKAGGDVMDEPATAKALSGYLLRGLDCGAVDPAEVARLTGLTRADLEGLAGRSALG; via the coding sequence ATGGGGCAGCAGGAGACCGTGGCGATGAGCCTCGCGGACACCGTACGCGAGGGCATCGGAGCCGCCCTCGCCGAGGTGGACGCCGACCTGGCGCGGCGCTACCCGGGCGACCCCGGCACCCGTCAGCCCGTCCACACGGTCTACGTCCCCGGTGACGCCTTCACCGCCGGCACCATCCGCTCCTGGGGCGACCAGGCGCTGGCCATGCTCGACGAGCACGCCCCCGACGCCGCCGCCCTCGCCGCCGTCCTCGGCCTCCCCGACGACCTCGCCGGCCCGGTCCACGAGCGCGTCCGCGCCAAGCTGGAGCGCGAGCCCATCGAGGACCTGCGGATCGACTTCGAGGACGGCTACGGCGTGCGCCCCGACGCCGAGGAGGACGAGGCCGCGGCCCGCGCCGCCGCCCTGGTCGCCGCCGCCTACCGGGACGGCACCGCCGCCCCGTACATGGGCATCCGGATGAAGTGCATGGAAGCGGCCGTCCGCGACCGCGGCATCCGCACCCTGGACATCTTCCTCACCGGCCTGTTGGAGGCCGGCGGCCTGCCCGACGGCCTGGTCCTCACCCTCCCCAAGGTCACCTACGCCGAGCAAGTCACCGCCATGGTCCGGCTGTTGGAGGCGTTCGAGAAGGCCCGCGACCTGACGCCCGGCCGGATCGGCTTCGAGATCCAGATCGAGACCACCCAGTCCATCCTGGGCCCCGACGGCCGCGCCACCGTCTCCCGCATGATCGAGGCCGCCGAGGGCCGCGCCACCGCCCTCCACTACGGCACCTTCGACTACAGCGCCTCCTGCGGCGTCAGCGCCGCCTACCAGGCCAGCGACCACCCCGCCGCCGACCACGCCAAGGCCGTCATGCAGGTCGCCGCCGCCGGCACCGGCGTCCGCCTCTCCGACGGCTCCACCAACGTGCTGCCGGTCGGCCCCACCGCCCAGGTCCACGACGCCTGGAAGCTGCACCACGGCCTCACCCGCCGCGCCCTGGCCCGCGCCTACTACCAGGGCTGGGACATGCACCCTGGCCACCTCCCGACCCGCTACGCCGCCGTCTACGCCTTCTACCGCGAGGGCCTGGAGAAGGCCGCGGCCCGGCTCGCCGCCTACGTGGCCAAGGCCGGCGGCGACGTCATGGACGAGCCCGCCACCGCCAAGGCCCTCAGCGGATACCTCCTCCGCGGCCTCGACTGCGGCGCGGTCGACCCCGCGGAGGTGGCCCGCCTCACGGGCCTGACGCGTGCGGATCTGGAGGGGTTGGCGGGTCGTTCCGCGCTTGGCTGA
- a CDS encoding LacI family DNA-binding transcriptional regulator has protein sequence MTETARGTSHRYGTRPTMKDVAARAGVGLKTVSRVVNGEPGVTPDTERRVQEAITALGFRRNDSARILRKGRTASIGLVLEDLADPFYGPLSRAVEEVARGHGALLFNGSSAEDPAREQELALALCARRVDGLVVIPAGDDHRYLEPEIAAGVATVFVDRPAGRIDADVVLSDNFGGARAAVAHLIAHGHRRIGFIGDQPRIHTAKERLRGYRTAMAEAGLPIDDSWVSLGSTAPDRVRAATASVLSAPEPVTALFAGNNRVTVTAVRVLRGHPRPVALVGFDDFELADLVHPAITVVAQDSAQLGRTAAGLLFRRLDGADEPPRRLEIPTRLIARGSGELRPTTG, from the coding sequence GTGACCGAGACCGCCCGCGGCACCTCCCATCGCTACGGCACCCGCCCCACGATGAAGGACGTCGCGGCGCGCGCCGGGGTCGGCCTGAAGACCGTATCCCGGGTCGTCAACGGCGAACCGGGCGTCACCCCGGACACCGAGCGCCGCGTCCAGGAGGCGATCACCGCACTCGGCTTCCGCCGCAACGACTCCGCCCGCATCCTCCGCAAGGGCCGGACGGCCAGCATCGGCCTGGTCCTCGAAGACCTCGCCGACCCCTTCTACGGGCCGCTCAGCCGCGCCGTTGAGGAGGTCGCACGCGGCCACGGCGCCCTGCTGTTCAACGGTTCCAGCGCCGAAGACCCGGCGCGCGAACAGGAGTTGGCGCTGGCGCTGTGCGCCCGCCGGGTGGACGGACTGGTCGTCATCCCGGCCGGCGACGACCACCGCTATCTGGAGCCGGAGATAGCCGCCGGCGTCGCGACCGTCTTCGTCGACCGCCCGGCCGGCCGGATCGACGCCGACGTCGTCCTCTCCGACAACTTCGGCGGCGCCCGGGCCGCGGTCGCCCACCTCATCGCCCACGGCCACCGCCGGATCGGCTTCATCGGCGACCAGCCGCGCATCCACACCGCCAAGGAACGGCTACGCGGCTACCGCACCGCGATGGCCGAGGCCGGGCTGCCGATCGACGACTCCTGGGTCTCGCTCGGCTCCACCGCCCCGGACCGGGTCCGGGCCGCGACCGCGTCCGTACTCTCCGCCCCGGAACCGGTCACCGCCCTCTTCGCCGGCAACAACCGCGTCACCGTCACCGCCGTCCGCGTGCTGCGCGGGCACCCACGCCCGGTCGCCCTGGTCGGCTTCGACGACTTCGAACTGGCCGATCTGGTCCACCCCGCGATCACCGTCGTCGCCCAGGACTCCGCCCAACTCGGCCGCACCGCCGCCGGCTTGCTCTTCCGCCGCCTTGACGGCGCCGACGAGCCGCCCCGACGGCTGGAGATCCCCACGCGCCTGATCGCCCGCGGGTCCGGGGAACTCCGCCCCACCACGGGATGA
- a CDS encoding ROK family protein: MQTDLSAALDIGGTKIAGALVDGRGRIVVRAARPTPADQDGATVMRAVTGVVRELAAGPQWARVATVGIGSAGPVDAAAGTVSPVNIPGWRDFPLVAGVRALVGGLPVVLVGDGVAMTAAEHWQGAARGHDNALCMVVSTGVGGGLVLNGRLHPGPSGNAGHIGHISVDLDGDPCPCGARGCVERIASGPNIARRALANGWQPGPDGDDSAAAVAAAARAGDRVALRSFERAGQALAAGIAATATLVEIDIAVIGGGVAGAGDVLFAPLRDALREYATLSFVSGLTVVPAQMGTDAGVVGAAAAAAQRTSLAAFAPAS; encoded by the coding sequence ATGCAGACGGACCTCAGCGCAGCGTTGGACATCGGCGGCACCAAGATCGCCGGAGCCTTGGTGGACGGGCGCGGCAGAATCGTCGTCCGGGCCGCCCGGCCGACGCCCGCGGACCAGGACGGGGCTACCGTGATGCGCGCGGTAACCGGGGTCGTCCGGGAGCTCGCCGCCGGGCCGCAGTGGGCGCGGGTGGCGACCGTCGGCATCGGCAGCGCCGGCCCGGTGGATGCCGCGGCCGGGACCGTCAGCCCGGTCAACATCCCCGGCTGGCGCGACTTCCCGCTGGTCGCCGGGGTGCGGGCGCTGGTCGGCGGGCTGCCGGTGGTGCTGGTCGGCGACGGCGTCGCGATGACCGCCGCCGAGCACTGGCAGGGCGCCGCGCGGGGGCACGACAACGCGCTGTGCATGGTGGTCTCCACCGGGGTGGGCGGCGGACTCGTCCTCAACGGGCGGCTGCACCCGGGCCCTTCGGGCAACGCGGGGCACATCGGCCACATCAGCGTGGACCTCGACGGGGACCCGTGCCCCTGTGGGGCGCGCGGCTGCGTGGAGCGGATCGCCAGCGGCCCCAACATCGCCCGCCGCGCGCTGGCCAACGGCTGGCAGCCGGGCCCCGACGGGGACGACAGCGCCGCCGCGGTCGCCGCCGCGGCCCGCGCCGGCGACCGCGTGGCGCTCCGCTCCTTCGAACGGGCCGGCCAGGCGCTGGCCGCCGGCATCGCCGCCACCGCCACCCTCGTCGAGATCGACATAGCCGTCATCGGCGGCGGCGTCGCGGGCGCCGGTGACGTCCTGTTCGCCCCGCTGCGCGACGCTCTGCGCGAGTACGCGACGCTCTCCTTCGTCTCCGGACTCACCGTGGTGCCCGCCCAGATGGGGACCGACGCGGGCGTCGTGGGTGCCGCCGCGGCAGCCGCCCAACGAACCAGCCTCGCGGCGTTCGCACCCGCGTCGTAG
- a CDS encoding serine/threonine-protein kinase — translation MTSGEQHEQRGVGGAQGPGPAGEAPGGGVPRAAARSGPKRGVDDDLTGRVLGGRYRVTGRIGRGGMGVVCRAEDQVLGREVALKVLRAYTDASGPELADLRTRMQREARAAARIRHAGVVTVHDVIEEAGRPVIVMELVDGPSLDDAIGERGPVEPRAVARVGAEVMDALDAAHQVGVLHRDVKPGNVLLERWGRPGGGRAVLTDFGIASIEAPGDGATTNLTRSGELVGSLDYLPPERAQGMDPTPASDIWSLGMTLYAAVEGGGAPFRRTSVFSTLTAIVSEPLPEPQRAGPLSPVLHALMAKNPADRPSAAQAREMLRAVAEGRDPGVALPPVPQPGTPYAPTATDATAGAGPLPRPAGAGAPPPGWLGGPGAQGGPAAPPPGPYASSGHPVDGASAPTAATGPHPYPAGPDGETARVPVRRRRRGLLTVAAALAVLAAGGGITYALIGGGGSGGRDTADGRQPAVPAAPPSTGGSSVSSGKGNAGDGAAASASPPGSANPSPSGSPRSPNSGAQGGQSGGAAAGGNHGGTQGGASNGGASGGTHGGTTNGGSGAAAGGSSAGTGAPSQAPSCTDAGGGKTNCAVWRAATSYTASFQQVGHVNAGTNYFYCQAKLGRRETYGKWTNVWWAKTDDDNGNAGVYVSVVYLTGGANDQPVPGLRVC, via the coding sequence GTGACTTCGGGGGAGCAGCACGAGCAGCGCGGGGTGGGCGGCGCGCAGGGGCCCGGGCCGGCGGGTGAGGCGCCCGGTGGTGGAGTGCCGCGGGCGGCCGCCCGTAGTGGGCCGAAGCGCGGCGTCGACGACGACCTGACGGGACGGGTGCTCGGCGGGCGTTACCGCGTCACCGGCCGGATCGGTCGCGGCGGCATGGGCGTGGTCTGCCGGGCCGAGGACCAGGTCCTGGGGCGCGAGGTCGCGCTCAAGGTGCTGCGGGCCTACACGGACGCCTCCGGCCCGGAACTCGCCGATCTGCGGACCCGGATGCAGCGCGAGGCGCGGGCCGCCGCCCGCATCCGGCACGCCGGCGTGGTGACCGTCCACGACGTCATCGAGGAGGCCGGCCGCCCGGTCATCGTCATGGAGCTGGTGGACGGGCCGTCGTTGGACGACGCGATCGGCGAGCGCGGTCCGGTGGAGCCCCGGGCGGTCGCCCGTGTGGGCGCCGAGGTGATGGACGCGTTGGACGCCGCCCATCAGGTCGGCGTGCTGCACCGCGATGTCAAGCCCGGCAACGTCCTGTTGGAGCGGTGGGGGCGTCCCGGTGGCGGCCGGGCGGTGCTCACCGACTTCGGCATCGCCAGCATCGAGGCCCCCGGCGACGGCGCCACCACCAACCTCACCCGCAGCGGCGAACTGGTCGGCTCGCTCGACTACTTGCCGCCCGAGCGGGCCCAGGGCATGGACCCCACCCCGGCCTCGGACATCTGGTCGCTGGGCATGACGCTGTACGCGGCGGTCGAGGGCGGCGGCGCGCCGTTCCGCCGCACGTCGGTGTTCTCGACGCTCACCGCGATCGTCAGCGAACCGCTGCCCGAACCGCAGCGCGCCGGCCCACTGTCGCCCGTCCTGCACGCCCTGATGGCCAAGAACCCGGCCGACCGCCCGTCCGCCGCGCAGGCCCGCGAGATGCTCCGGGCGGTGGCGGAGGGCCGTGATCCGGGGGTGGCGCTGCCGCCCGTTCCGCAACCGGGCACGCCCTACGCGCCCACCGCCACCGACGCGACGGCCGGGGCCGGGCCGCTGCCCCGTCCCGCGGGCGCCGGTGCGCCGCCGCCCGGCTGGCTCGGCGGACCGGGTGCCCAGGGCGGCCCGGCCGCGCCGCCGCCGGGCCCCTACGCGTCGTCCGGCCATCCCGTTGACGGGGCATCTGCCCCGACGGCCGCCACCGGTCCGCACCCCTACCCGGCGGGCCCGGACGGCGAGACCGCGCGGGTGCCGGTCCGCCGGCGCCGCCGCGGGCTGCTGACGGTGGCCGCCGCCCTGGCCGTACTGGCCGCCGGCGGCGGGATCACCTACGCGCTGATCGGTGGCGGCGGCTCCGGAGGCAGGGACACCGCCGACGGACGACAGCCGGCGGTCCCGGCCGCCCCGCCGTCGACGGGCGGGTCGAGCGTCTCGTCCGGCAAGGGCAACGCCGGCGACGGCGCGGCCGCCAGCGCCTCCCCGCCCGGCTCGGCGAACCCGTCCCCGAGCGGTTCGCCCAGGAGCCCCAACTCCGGTGCCCAGGGCGGCCAGAGCGGCGGGGCGGCCGCCGGCGGCAACCACGGAGGCACGCAGGGCGGCGCCTCGAACGGCGGCGCCTCCGGTGGTACGCACGGCGGTACGACCAACGGCGGATCCGGGGCCGCGGCCGGCGGGTCCAGCGCCGGCACCGGCGCGCCGTCCCAGGCGCCGTCCTGCACCGACGCCGGCGGCGGTAAGACCAACTGCGCCGTGTGGCGCGCCGCGACGTCGTACACCGCCTCCTTCCAACAGGTCGGCCACGTCAACGCGGGCACCAACTACTTCTACTGCCAGGCCAAGTTGGGCCGCCGCGAGACGTACGGGAAGTGGACCAACGTCTGGTGGGCCAAGACCGACGACGACAACGGCAACGCGGGCGTCTACGTCAGCGTGGTGTACCTGACCGGCGGCGCGAACGACCAGCCGGTGCCCGGGCTGCGGGTCTGCTGA
- a CDS encoding NUDIX hydrolase, producing the protein MIVWLNGTFGAGKTTAAHELLDLLPGSTLYDPELLGSGLRLMLPAKRFEQVDDYQDLPSWRRLVVDTAAALLTEVPGPLVTPMTLLRQEYRDEIFGALAARRIPVVHVLLHAEETILRERIAHREEIADDPEGNAAVRRRGLAHLGPYAQALNWLKNDAHVVDTTALTPRQTAERVAEAVRTGAGACGIVQTPEPTAETLAAGVLLFDDQDRVLLVDPTYKPGWEFPGGIVEPGEAPARAGIREVAEELGIQLPCAPRLLVLDWEAPKPPGFGGLRLLFDGGTLTDDRIQELRLPGAELRDWRFVTESEAESMLPPVRLNRLRWALRARERGCPLHLEAGVPVE; encoded by the coding sequence GTGATCGTCTGGCTGAACGGCACGTTCGGTGCGGGCAAGACCACTGCGGCTCATGAACTGCTCGACCTGCTTCCCGGAAGCACGCTCTACGACCCCGAACTCCTCGGCAGCGGACTGCGGTTGATGCTGCCGGCCAAGCGGTTCGAGCAGGTCGACGACTACCAGGACCTGCCGTCCTGGCGGCGGCTGGTCGTGGACACCGCGGCCGCGCTGCTCACCGAGGTGCCGGGCCCGTTGGTCACGCCGATGACGCTGCTGCGCCAGGAGTACCGCGACGAGATCTTCGGCGCCCTCGCCGCCCGCCGGATACCCGTCGTCCACGTTCTCCTCCATGCGGAGGAAACGATCCTGCGCGAGCGGATAGCGCACCGTGAGGAGATTGCCGACGACCCGGAGGGCAACGCCGCCGTCCGTCGCCGGGGCCTGGCGCACCTCGGGCCCTACGCGCAGGCCCTGAACTGGCTCAAGAACGACGCCCACGTCGTGGACACCACGGCGCTGACGCCGCGTCAGACCGCCGAGCGGGTCGCCGAGGCCGTCCGCACCGGCGCCGGCGCCTGCGGGATCGTGCAGACGCCCGAGCCCACCGCGGAGACCCTCGCCGCCGGGGTGCTGCTCTTCGACGACCAGGACCGCGTACTGCTCGTCGACCCCACGTACAAGCCCGGCTGGGAGTTCCCCGGCGGCATCGTGGAACCCGGCGAAGCCCCCGCCCGCGCCGGCATCCGCGAGGTCGCCGAGGAACTCGGCATCCAACTCCCGTGCGCCCCGCGCCTGCTGGTCCTGGACTGGGAGGCCCCCAAGCCCCCCGGCTTCGGCGGCCTCCGCCTCCTCTTCGACGGCGGCACGCTCACCGACGACCGCATCCAGGAACTCCGCCTCCCCGGCGCCGAACTCCGCGACTGGCGCTTCGTCACGGAATCCGAGGCCGAATCGATGCTGCCACCGGTCCGCCTGAATCGCCTCCGCTGGGCACTACGGGCGCGTGAACGGGGTTGCCCTTTGCACCTTGAGGCCGGCGTTCCCGTGGAGTGA